The following proteins are co-located in the Acidobacteriota bacterium genome:
- a CDS encoding type Z 30S ribosomal protein S14: MATTAKIAKEDKAHKFQVRARNRCKRCGRPRAYLRKFALCRLCFRELALRGEVAGVTKSSW; the protein is encoded by the coding sequence ATGGCGACAACCGCAAAGATTGCCAAGGAAGACAAGGCGCACAAGTTCCAGGTGCGCGCCCGCAACCGCTGCAAGCGGTGCGGCCGGCCCCGGGCGTACCTCCGCAAGTTCGCCCTGTGCCGTCTCTGTTTCCGTGAGCTCGCCCTCCGTGGCGAGGTCGCGGGTGTGACCAAGAGCAGCTGGTAA